A region of Pempheris klunzingeri isolate RE-2024b chromosome 15, fPemKlu1.hap1, whole genome shotgun sequence DNA encodes the following proteins:
- the LOC139214482 gene encoding endophilin-A2-like, which yields MSVAGLKKQFYKASQMVSEKVGGAEGTKLDEDFKDLERKADVTSRAVVEVINKTSEYLQPNPATRAKLSMLNTVSKIRGQVNSPGYPQPEGLLGECMTKYGRDMGDDTNFGGALVDIGESMKRMAEIKDSLDIDVKQNFIDPLQAVAEKDIKDIQHHLKKLEGRRLDYDYKKKRQGKIQDEEIRQALEKFHESKDLAECSMHNLLETDVEQVSQLSSFVESLLQYHRQASQVLEELSDKLRERVNDAQSRPRREYTPKPRPVYDYGEDSQSNGGYSPVATSPPAYSTAEACCKALYDFEPENEGELGFREGDVITLVSQIDENWFEGRIGSKSGYFPNNYVEVMVPLAH from the exons ATGGTGAGTGAGAAGGTTGGAGGTGCAGAGGGAACCAAACTGGATGAAGACTTCAAGGACCTCGAGAGg AAAGCAGATGTTACCAGCAGAGCAGTGGTGGAAGTCATCAACAAAACATCAGAGTATCTCCAGCCCAACCCGGCGACAAGAGCGAAGCTTTCTATGCTCAACACGGTGTCCAAAATCCGCGGGCAAGTGAACAGTCCGGGCTACCCCCAGCCTGAGGGCCTCCTTGGGGAGTGTATGACCAAGTATGGCAGGGATATGGGCGACGACACCAACTTTG GTGGGGCTCTAGTTGACATTGGGGAGTCAATGAAGAGGATGGCTGAGATCAAGGACTCTCTGGATATTGATGTGAAGCAGAACTTTATTGACCCACTGCAGGCAGTTGCTGAGAAGGATATCAAAGACATTCAG cACCACCTGAAGAAGCTGGAAGGTCGACGTTTGGACTACGATTATAAAAAGAAACGCCAAGGTAAAATCCAAGATGAGGAGATCAGGCAGGCCCTGGAGAAGTTCCACGAGTCTAAAGACCTGGCTGAGTGCTCCATGCACAACCTGCTGGAAACAGAT GTGGAGCAGGTGAGTCAGCTGTCTTCCTTTGTGGAGTCTCTGCTGCAATACCACAGACAGGCCTCGCAGGTCCTCGAAGAGCTTTCTGACAAACTGAGAGAAAG GGTGAATGACGCCCAGTCTCGCCCAAGGCGTGAATACACACCTAAACCCAGACCAGTCTATGACTATGGAGAAGATAGCCAGTCCAACGGAGGATACTCACCAGTTGCAACAAGTCCTCCAGCTTACTCCACTG CTGAGGCATGCTGCAAAGCCCTGTATGACTTTGAGCCAGAGAACGAGGGAGAGCTGGGCTTCCGCGAGGGCGACGTCATCACCTTGGTCAGCCAAATCGATGAGAACTGGTTCGAGGGAAGAATTGGCAGCAAGTCTGGATACTTCCCCAACAACTATGTGGAAGTGATGGTGCCTCTGGCTCACTGA
- the stap2a gene encoding signal-transducing adaptor protein 2a has translation MAAAPVRQRSGPGGPRAQLPPCYYEGYLEKRGPKEKASKRLWTCLCGNSLYFFNNAKDAHYVEKLDLAGFVSLKDDCSRDRNLEAARLILRMKDGETKLTAPNLESRELWKGFLYSVIDLNVPSCLTLLPGQLQMLKEVVDKERSRRRTRTPTRAPPSPLSVPLVGEIPPCFRPVSRTEAEVLLERHPDCGNMLLRPGRDGCSLAVTTRQDLNGSVFRHYRVTQRDQGGYVIDVENPIPCATLHEVIDALVEKTAGTLQPFLLEEPYEENITYVSANDENGERILHTAPTSPLPKAPALPPKQDRWPSSPLSRSPAPDRRILTSSVPASPTNPMRRLILSPSPLAQTLNEELKMKLEKRRASQE, from the exons ATGGCGGCTGCACCCGTCAGGCAGCGCTCCGGGCCAGGGGGACCCCGGGCGCAGCTACCGCCCTGCTACTACGAAGGATACCTGGAGAAGCGAGGGCCGAAAGAAAAG GCATCCAAGCGACTGTGGACCTGTCTATGTGGGAATTCTTTGTATTTCTTCAATAATGCCAAGGACGCTCAC TATGTGGAGAAGCTGGATCTCGCCGGGTTTGTGTCCCTGAAGGACGACTGCAGCCGGGACAGAAACCTGGAGGCCGCCAGACTCATCCTGCGCATGAAGGATGGAGAGACCAAACTCACA GCACCTAACTTGGAATCGAGGGAGCTGTGGAAAGGTTTCCTCTACTCTGTTATAGAT CTGAATGTACCGTCCTGTCTCACGTTGCTGCCGGGCCAGCTGCAGATGCTGAAGGAGGTGGTGGACAAAGAAAGGTCCAGGCGGAGAACTCGCACTCCGACACGCGCTCCTCCCTCGCCTCTCTCTGTGCCTTTAGTGGGAGAGATCCCCCC GTGTTTTCGCCCAGTGTCTCGAACAGAGGCTGAGGTCCTCTTAGAGAGACACCCAGACTGTGGCAACATGCTGCTCCGTCCAGGCAGAGACGGATGCTCACTGGCTGTCACTACTCGTCAGGACCTCAACGG GTCGGTGTTCAGACATTACCGTGTGACTCAGAGGGACCAGGGTGGTTATGTCATTGATGTAGAAAACCCT ATCCCCTGTGCTACACTTCACGAGGTCATCGACGCTCTGGTGGAGAAGACCGCAGGAACTTTGCAGCCTTTCCTACTTGAGGAGCCTTACGAAGAGAACATCA CATACGTTTCCGCCAACGATGAGAACGGAGAAAGGATCCTCCACACTGCCCCCACCAGCCCCCTGCCAAAGGCTCCCGCCCTGCCTCCAAAACAAG ATCGCTGGCCAAGCAGCCCCCTGTCCAGGTCTCCTGCCCCAGACCGCCGAATCCTGACCTCGTCAGTGCCGGCCTCGCCCACCAATCCGATGAGACGGCTCATCCTCTCCCCTTCACCACTTGCACAGA CACTCAACGAGGAGCTAAAAATGAAGCTGGAGAAGAGACGAGCCAGTCAGGAGTGA